The genomic region GACGTCGGAGGAAGTGGTTGAACAGTATATCGAGGAGACGGAACACTAGGTCGAGTGTCGGGCTTCACCCCTCATCCCTTCGCCCCCGAAGCCGATGGGTCGGGGAATTCGCCCTCGCAGGTCGGTAGAGATCACCATGACGGTAGGGTATCATGCCAGCGAGGCGTATCATGGCATATACCGAACAGCGACAACACCGGGGGCTGAGCGGATCTCAATACGATTACCCTCTAATCGTGCCGCTCGTTCGCACAGCGTTACCTTATCATCAAGAATATCTGCAACCGCTTCAGTGGAGTTTTTCTCAGGGATCGTAATAATATGGATTTCCCCAGCACCAGCGCGGGGCTTACGCGTGATTTCCCCAACAGCCTGATTCGCAGCAATCTGTTTTGTGTTTGCTGTTGGGGGTTCTATGCTTGTTTCAATGTCAACTGTCCGTGTTGCTGTTATCTCTGTAAGTTCATATACCACGTGTAGCGGCGGCTTAGATTCGACAGTTCCATCAATGATACTTAATCGATCAGCATCAACAGCATCCTCCAGTGAATATACCTGCCCAGATTCCACATCTCTAAGAACAGTCGATGATGCATCTGTGGCTGTCACAAGAAACGTTGAGTCGTGTCGTGTTGGGTTTGCGTCAGCCGATTCAGGCATATTAATATATTGACTCCTGAGATGTTTTGTGGTTTCGATAAAAGTAAGAATAGAGATTTGGTTTGTTGTGGAAGTACAAGAAGAGATCCTCGCGTTTTCGCGCCGAGAGGATGTCAAATTGCGTTCTACAGATATTGGCTGTGAACACAATGTTCAGTGCGTGTTTTATTCGAGTTATCGAAATAGTAAATACGCACCTGCGATGCACCCGGCGCCAATTAATGGAACGACCCAAGAGAATTCAATTGGAATTGCGTACAATCCAGCAACAAGTGGTTCAAACTCTCCAGTTCCGGTTGCTGGTGGACGAGTGACCGTTTCATCATCAAGACTGAACGTTGCCGGCATTGAGGCGACAACGCCTAAATACAATGATACTAAAAATCCAAATCCAGCCACAGCAACAGCAGCTTCGAGTCGTTTCGAAGCTGTCAGTCCACGACGGTGGCGTCGAGCAATGGCAAGTGTCGGTGCGACGGCTGGGAGGATGATGAGCAACCCAACAACAACATAAAATGCTCGTGAGAGCGTAAGAGACCCTCCTTGAATACTTGCTGTCCGCCCAATCAAGACAACGAGTGCAACAATAATAAAAAGTGCAATGAATGCTGTCGCGACGCCACTGATGAGCACATATAATTTAAACAATCGCGATGTGCTCGCGCGGAATGCATACGGGAACGCACCCAGAAGACCATCATATCCAGTAGCCATTATCTGTATTTGAATATTATTAACCGTCTATATCTCTTATTCGATATAGCATAAATTCTGACCATATTGGCTATACAATTGGAAAATTCCTACTCACCAGTAGGTTTTCATCACCAATCAATACTGTACGCTAGATTTTGAGATAATATCATCTTAACTCTTTGAGGTTGATTTTCCATATCGTTTACATATAATTAAGAGGAATAATTGAGGGTTTATTTATGAAGTAATTTATATTGATGCCCTGACTCTTTTATCCGGTGAATTATCTCATCATACGCACTGACTGTTTGGATGGTTCGTCGGTTACTGACAGAGAATTAACCTGTAGAATAACTCGTGACAAGCCCCAAGACACTCACCTTGCTCATTTGTAGATCACATACAGTGTTGAACGAATCAGGAGTGGACCACATACGGACATAGATAGATATGAGTCGGCTTTCATCCACCGTTTATATTATCTCTATTACATATCACCAATCAGACAATCATAATACTTACTTTTTTCTCAGCGGACACCACTCAATCCGGTATGCAGGTTGATCTTGGTACGGTGTTCGATGCAACACCTGGCGTTACACAGGACGGACTTGAGCGGCTTGATGAGCGGGTTGCGACAGCACACGAGCGGATTGAGCGGGGACGTCGGAATAATGAGCCCGGCTACGCAGCATTGAATCTTCCTGAGACGGTTGATACAACTACAATTCACGATGCCGTCGCGTCATTTGAGGATCCAACTGCTATTCTCATTGTTGGGATTGGTGGAAGTGCGCTTGGTGCTGCAACGCTCGTTGACGCACTTGGTGATGACACTGCCCCGTCGGTGTACGTACTTGATAATGTTGATCCGGCGTCAGTCTCACGTATACTTGAATCAATACCCCTCTCAGAGACCGTGCTCAATGTTGTTTCACGATCAGGAACAACAGCAGAGACACTCTCAAACTTTCTTGTTGTTCGTGAGGCGATGACAAAGGCTGGTGTTGACTGGACGGATCGAACGATTGTGACGACAGGCACCGACGGAAATCTTCGACAACTCGCCAAGTCAGAATCTCTTCCCGCATTGTCAGTCCCAGAGGGGGTTCCTGGGCGATTCTCTGTACTATCAACTGTTGGGCTTGTTGTCGCAGCGCTCAAAGGAATCCAGATCAATGAATTAATCACTGGTGCTGCGGACGCTGCAGCCGAACTTAGCGGGTCATTATTTGAAACACCGGCATATGCGTATGGTGCAACCACCTACGCGCTTGCAACCCGAGGGGCACGAACGAATGTAATGATGCCATATGCTGAGAATCTTGAGACATTTGCTGAGTGGTTTGCACAATTATGGGCTGAAAGTCTCGGGAAAGATAATCGTGGACAGACACCTATCCGAGCACTCGGTGCAACAGACCAACATTCACAATTGCAACTATATCGTGCAGGACCGCATAATAAAGTCATCACCCTCATGCGACCACGCAATCGTCCATCATGCACAATCCCCTCGACTGATTTGGATGGACTATCATATCTTGGTGGATCAGATCTTGGGTCGCTCCTCGACGCTGAGTTCGAAGCAACAGAAGCAAGCCTTGTTGATGCTGATATTCCGACAATCCGTGTTGAGATCAATGCTATCGACGCACAGAGCCTGGGAGCATTACTCTATGAGTTTGAAGCGGCATGTATATGCTATGGCGAACTTGCATCAGTGCCGACATTTACCCAACCAGCTGTTGAGTGGGGGAAACGAGCCGCTCGGGGACTACTTGGAGATGACAACTTTATCGAGGCAGCAGCTGTCGCTGATAAGCCTACGCTTCGAGTCGAATAATGCATTCATCTAAGCATCAATCAATATCAAACCGCAGGTTGCATCAAATGAAGAATATCTCAAGTAGCGCAGGAGATAATATGTGGGCTTATGAATGTCCGGAAATGCCATTTAAATATATGAAGGTGATGTAATGGCAGGCGCTGGTGGTAATCTTATTGCTGTTGTGGCTGCAATCATTGGGATTGGGGTCATTGCACAGATTCTCTCAGACCGATTCCAGGTCCCAAGCGTCGTCTTTCTTATTACTGCGGGAATCATCTTAGGACCTGAGGTACTCGGGGTTGTCGGACCGGATTCATTCGGAAGTGCACTAAGCGCTATTGTTGGACTTTCAGTTGCAATCATTGTTTTTGAAGGAGCATTCCATCTTCGAATACAGAAGCTTCGAGAAGCCCCGACAGCAACACTCAAACTGGTCACAATCGGCGCTGGTATTGCGCTTATCGGCACAGCCATTACGGTTCGTTTTCTCCTCTCAACAAGCTGGAACGTTGCCTTTCTTGTGGGCGCACTTTTAGTCGCAACCGGACCAACTGTCGTCACGCCGATTCTTGAGGTTGTTCCGGTTCGTGACCGTGTAGAGGCTGCTCTTGAGACAGAGGGAATCGTTAATGACGTTACAGCGGCAATTCTTGCTATTGTAATATTTGAAGCGATTACCGCTGGTGTAACACAACCAGGCGCATTGCTACAGCTATTCACCGAGCGACTTGGGATTGGACTATTAATTGGCGCGATTGTGGCTACATTGTTAGTGTATGGGCTTCAATATATTGACCTTTCACCCGGAAATGCGCCCCAAAATGCGCGATTACTCGTATTAGCAGGCGCTTTGGTTGCATATGGGGCAGCAGATTTCATCGCCACAGAGGCTGGAATTGCCGCTGTCGCGACTGCAGGTATCATTCTTGGAAACATCGATATCCCATATGAAGAGGAGATTTCAGCATTTAAAGGAGACATCACACTCATTGTCCTCTCATTCGTTTTTATTGCACTTGCTGCACTTTTAGAGTTCGAGATTCTCAGGATGATTGGTCTTCCTGGACTTGGGATTACTGCCATTGTTGCGCTTGTTCTACGACCATTACTTGTATTCATCTCGACACGTGGGGATCGATTCACCAGCGGCGAGCAATTATTCATGAGCTTTGTTGGTCCACGGGGAATTATTCCAGCATCGGTAGCGACTCTGTTTGCCATTGAACTTCGAAATGCCGGGATGGATCAAGCAGCAAATATACTTGTTGGGACAGTATTTTTGGTTATTCTCATCACCGTTGTTGCTGAGGGTGGTTTCGCCAGACAAATTGCAGAGTATCTTGATATCATACCTATGCGTGTACTTGTTGTCGGAGGCGGGACAGTTGGCCGTGCGCTTGCTGACCGTCTTGAAAACCGTGGAGAGAATGTAGTGCTCATTGAACAATCACAGGAAGTCGTTGAAGTTGGTCGAAATGAGGGTTTGGCAGTCCATCATGGCGATGGGACCGATACTGATGTACTCGCGTCAGCCGGCGGTGATAACGCTCGGATTGTTGTGGGTGCGACCGGTGATGATGATGTTAATTTACTAGTCTCACAACTCGCGCGCTCAAAGTTTGACCCTGAGACAATCCTTGCACGGGTAAACAACCCTGATAATGCAGAAGCATTCGAAGATCTGGGCGTTCGGAATATTTCGACGTCGATTGCAACTGCACAAGCACTGGATAACTACATTGAACGACCAGCAATGATGGACTGGATGGGTGAGATTGGTTATTCTGGGGATATCCAAGAGATTGAGGTCACATCTGAAGATCTTATTGGACGACCAATTCGCGACATTGGTCCAGAATTACCTCCAGACTCACTCATTGCATTAATCAAGCGGGACGGTAATATTCGTGTTCCTGAAGCCGACCTTACCCTCGAACATGGTGATCAGGTGACTGTCATTGGTGGTCGCGATGAGGTTAAAGATGCAATTAAATTTATTCATCCAGATAAATGATTCACGGTTTGAGGAGATAGTATCAAGACATGAGTTACTTTGTAACTGGTTTGAAATTTTGTGTGTGAATCCATCGAATGGCGATTGCCCAGTAGATAATAACAAACGCAAAAAGAGCATACCACTGTATGGAGTCGAATGCGGGCTGGGGAAATGGCATATTCGAAACGATCCACATCATGATTAATCCACCTGCGAGGACACATATTGTTCCAATGGTGAGTCCGTGATTTTGTGTTGACTCAGTCTCTCGGGCTTGTTCTGTCGATGACTGGGGACTGGTATCGACGTCAGCGCTCGCCTTATCTGTTGTATCGATATCGGTATCAGCGCTTGAATTTGAGGCCATTGAGAGAGATAATGAATATGATGTGGATGAAATGGAAGTAGACAGCGGATTATGTCGTCTCATCATCATAGATACTACGAGTCTATGAAAACAAGAGTGTGTTCAATCTAGGTGTAATTTAATTGAGGACGCTAAGTCATCTTACCAAGCGGCAAAGTGCGAGCAGCCATAAAATACGGCGCCCACACAAATCACATGTGCATTTTTATTCCACGGTTACTACTCTCGCGGTCAAACAATGTAATGCGAGGTTCTTCATATCTCTGAGAGTGTTCAAACGCAAACAGGAAGCGCACGCGCGTAATTACGGGGCTACGTATCTATCCGGTATGAGAAACGGTCCGAACCGGGTATGATTGGAAGCCGTTTGCGGAGTCTGGAACTGCTGTGTCCATGTCGGATGCAATTCGGATGTGAAGTACCTCAGCGTCACATCAAAGCCCCGGCATACGCCTTGTCTGCCTGTAGAAACAGGAAGCACTACTCTCATAAGCAAGGGGTGAGGTGCTCTGAGCGCCGGCGGGTGGGGTAATTTGCTCTTTCGACGCGCTTATACAAGTGTGACGGTTACATAACTGGGATGAGTGATCGGGCTCTCGAAATTATCGAGTTTCTCCTTACAGCGCATCTTTACACCGAGGACCGCGATCGAGATGAAAACGATCTCCCCCCACGGTACCGAAGAGTGTTCTGGACGGAGCGAAGTGACGATAGCGACAGCGACAGCAACTCCGATACCGGCGCCACTGCGGGTTCAGCTTCAGAGCCATCTGCGGACGCTCCTGATGATGCGACAGACATGCCCGTCGGTATTGAACGACCGCTTGTTGTGACAAACACCGTTGCGCGGAAAGCGACTGGCGTTGAGCATCCTTGGGATGCAGTCTCTGATCTCTTGTTTACTCAACAAGAGGACTTCTCTGGTCGTATTTCATTAACCCAACCAGATATGGCAATTGAGTGGTATATAGAGCGAGCAGACCACGAGCGATTGCAAACAAACGCAACGATTGCGGCTGCCGTTGAGGATCACGACGACATTGATATAACATATGCGGAGGCACACGAACGCACGCGTCCAATCCATGCTGACCGTGTCTGGATTGATAGTCTCCTTGAGCAGTACTTCGACGATGATGAGGACGAAGACGCAGAGATGCTTGATCTTGTCCAAGTCAGAGCGCCTGAAGAAATTGAGATGACACTCAATGATCTTGTGCTAACTGGAGATCAAGAAGGTGAGATTAAGAAATTGATGAAGGCAATCGAACATCGCGAATATCTCGCAAATATCGGGCTCCGTGAGATTGGGAAGATACTCTTCGTCGGACCGCCAGGAACAGGAAAAACAACCGTTTCCCGAGCACTTGCACACGAGTTAGGACTCCCATTCGTTGAGGTTAAACTCTCGATGATTACAAGTCAGTATCTTGGTGAGACCGCAAAAAATGTTGAAAAAACGTTTGAGGTAGCAAAACGTCTCTCACCATGCATTCTGTTTATCGATGAATTTGACTCGGTTGCGAAAACACGTCGTTCAGATGAACATGCAGCGCTCAAGCGTGCAGTTAATACGCTGCTCAAAAGCATCGATGACATATCGTTGATTCGCGACGAGGTCATTTTAATTGGTGCGACAAATCATCCGGACCAACTTGATGCAGCAGCGTGGCGACGATTTGACGAGATTGTCAACTTTCCGAAACCCGACCGAAATATGCGGGCTGACATTCTCAAGATTATCACAGACCGGATGGATATCACCGAATTTGATCCAGTCTCAATCGCAGAACGGACCGATGGTCTCACTGGATCAGACCTTCGGATGGTGCTTCGTGAAGCTGTACTTGAAGCGCTCACAGAAGAGCGAACAACGCTCACGCAACGCGATATTATCAATGCAGTTGAAGACTTTGAAGAGCGTGATAATCTGAAGAATATGAATATGATGTCTGATGGTGATCAATTAGTTGCAGGTGATGGGAGTGGCAAAACGGATACAGCTGAGACCGACCATGACCACGACCACGACCACAATCACTAATCTAAGTTATAATGTTGGTCACATTACTTGGAACGGGCGATACAACTGGGACGCCGACTGTTGGATGCGATTGCAACACCTGCGAGCACGCTCGACAGCGCGATATCGAGCGAACCCGGTTTTCTGTTCATATTGAAAACCCTCGCCGCAATGAGTCAATTCTTATTGACTTTAGTCCGGATTTTCGACAGCAGTTTCTTCAGCGTAACGTTTCCTTTCCGGATGCCGGTATAATCACTCATATTCATTTTGATCATCTTGATGGACTTGGAAACGCGTATCGGCTTTGTGATGACCTGCCGATACATGCAGCAAATGAAACTGACCCACAGACAACTGAAAGTGTTGCTGAGACTGTGGCCCGAAAATATAGTTATCTTGATCAAGTCACAGTCAATCCACATTCTCCGTTTGAAGTGTTTGAGATCTGTGGTCTCGACATTCAACTTGTTCCTGTTGATCATCCCCCATTATACTGTTATGGAGTCGTCATTGAAGACCCCGTGACCAATACAAAGCTGTCTCTCTCCGGGGATACAAGCTACGGAGTTCCATCTGAGTCACAGGATGCGTTGTCCAATCCAGATCTATTCCTCGCAGATGCTATTGTCCCTGCCTCAATGTGTGAGCATCATCCGCTCGGTGGAAAACATCATAATAAGGATGGGGTCCCCCGAACGTTTGGAACTAAACATATGACCCGGGAAGGGGCATGCGACCTTGCAGAGGCACTTGATGCGGACAAAACAAGGTTTGTGCATACTGGTCATTATTATCCGGCTGATGAAGCATTTGAAGATCCACTCGCTATTGATGGCGAAGAATATCGATTGTGATGTGTCCATATAAATTATTTGAATCGATCAAGCCCTGATTGTCTATATCGAGCGCCAAGTGGGTCATGATTCCATGGCGAACGTGCATCACGCACTTTGGCTTTATTATATTGTGGTGGCTCTGCGTGTGTATGTGCTGGGCACTCAGTATCACAACTCTGTGCAGGATTGATTACACAGTCAAATTCTGTACAGTACGGTCGCCCATCCGGTTGTGTCTCGGCGTGTGCACATGATGGAAGGGTGTAATTTCGCCACCCCTTGCCATATGCTCGCTCGGCAATTCGACGACGCGCACGCGTTTTCTCTTTACTGCTTACAGGATGGATTTCAGTATGGTCTGATTGATCAGAGCCAAGCTCAATCCCAGGCGTCCCCGTTGCAAGCTCTGCTGGTTGTCTAATAATTGTGCGGTTGTCTGTGTCTGGGCTAAATTGCCAGACGCCGACTGCGTCAGGAATCCGATTTAGATGAGCGCGCGTTACGTGTGTCTTTGTTGCAAGAATCACCGCATCAAAAAGTCCGAGTGAGATATCTACCTGCAATTGACGAGTGAGCTCTCCTGGTCGCTTGAGATCTGGCTTGTTTTCAATCCCGATAATCCGATCAAACCATTCTGTGGGATATCTTGTTGTCTGTCTAATATGCTCATATCCGTTATGATGCTCAATAGCAAAAAAATCTGCAGCGAGAGCCTGCTCAATGACGGCTTTTGTTGTTTGTGGTGATGCATCAACCGAATCAGACCGCCGGACAGATGTTCCTACTCCAGCCGGACCTGCAATTGCTCGCTCAGGAATCCGCTCATCAGTAATCATCGAACGGGTATCAAAGCTTGAACCTGGAACAACGCCACAGATATCAATAATGCGACGACCAGGATTCACAGCAGCAGCGCCAAGCTGTCGACTGAGTACCCACTCTGTCGTTGTTTCAAGATATG from Haloquadratum walsbyi C23 harbors:
- a CDS encoding DUF5812 family protein; the protein is MPESADANPTRHDSTFLVTATDASSTVLRDVESGQVYSLEDAVDADRLSIIDGTVESKPPLHVVYELTEITATRTVDIETSIEPPTANTKQIAANQAVGEITRKPRAGAGEIHIITIPEKNSTEAVADILDDKVTLCERAARLEGNRIEIRSAPGVVAVRYMP
- a CDS encoding cation:proton antiporter domain-containing protein; this translates as MAGAGGNLIAVVAAIIGIGVIAQILSDRFQVPSVVFLITAGIILGPEVLGVVGPDSFGSALSAIVGLSVAIIVFEGAFHLRIQKLREAPTATLKLVTIGAGIALIGTAITVRFLLSTSWNVAFLVGALLVATGPTVVTPILEVVPVRDRVEAALETEGIVNDVTAAILAIVIFEAITAGVTQPGALLQLFTERLGIGLLIGAIVATLLVYGLQYIDLSPGNAPQNARLLVLAGALVAYGAADFIATEAGIAAVATAGIILGNIDIPYEEEISAFKGDITLIVLSFVFIALAALLEFEILRMIGLPGLGITAIVALVLRPLLVFISTRGDRFTSGEQLFMSFVGPRGIIPASVATLFAIELRNAGMDQAANILVGTVFLVILITVVAEGGFARQIAEYLDIIPMRVLVVGGGTVGRALADRLENRGENVVLIEQSQEVVEVGRNEGLAVHHGDGTDTDVLASAGGDNARIVVGATGDDDVNLLVSQLARSKFDPETILARVNNPDNAEAFEDLGVRNISTSIATAQALDNYIERPAMMDWMGEIGYSGDIQEIEVTSEDLIGRPIRDIGPELPPDSLIALIKRDGNIRVPEADLTLEHGDQVTVIGGRDEVKDAIKFIHPDK
- a CDS encoding ATP-binding protein; amino-acid sequence: MSDRALEIIEFLLTAHLYTEDRDRDENDLPPRYRRVFWTERSDDSDSDSNSDTGATAGSASEPSADAPDDATDMPVGIERPLVVTNTVARKATGVEHPWDAVSDLLFTQQEDFSGRISLTQPDMAIEWYIERADHERLQTNATIAAAVEDHDDIDITYAEAHERTRPIHADRVWIDSLLEQYFDDDEDEDAEMLDLVQVRAPEEIEMTLNDLVLTGDQEGEIKKLMKAIEHREYLANIGLREIGKILFVGPPGTGKTTVSRALAHELGLPFVEVKLSMITSQYLGETAKNVEKTFEVAKRLSPCILFIDEFDSVAKTRRSDEHAALKRAVNTLLKSIDDISLIRDEVILIGATNHPDQLDAAAWRRFDEIVNFPKPDRNMRADILKIITDRMDITEFDPVSIAERTDGLTGSDLRMVLREAVLEALTEERTTLTQRDIINAVEDFEERDNLKNMNMMSDGDQLVAGDGSGKTDTAETDHDHDHDHNH
- a CDS encoding MBL fold metallo-hydrolase; the protein is MLVTLLGTGDTTGTPTVGCDCNTCEHARQRDIERTRFSVHIENPRRNESILIDFSPDFRQQFLQRNVSFPDAGIITHIHFDHLDGLGNAYRLCDDLPIHAANETDPQTTESVAETVARKYSYLDQVTVNPHSPFEVFEICGLDIQLVPVDHPPLYCYGVVIEDPVTNTKLSLSGDTSYGVPSESQDALSNPDLFLADAIVPASMCEHHPLGGKHHNKDGVPRTFGTKHMTREGACDLAEALDADKTRFVHTGHYYPADEAFEDPLAIDGEEYRL
- a CDS encoding DUF5787 family protein, with amino-acid sequence MPHASNQEEFAFELALCSYLETTTEWVLSRQLGAAAVNPGRRIIDICGVVPGSSFDTRSMITDERIPERAIAGPAGVGTSVRRSDSVDASPQTTKAVIEQALAADFFAIEHHNGYEHIRQTTRYPTEWFDRIIGIENKPDLKRPGELTRQLQVDISLGLFDAVILATKTHVTRAHLNRIPDAVGVWQFSPDTDNRTIIRQPAELATGTPGIELGSDQSDHTEIHPVSSKEKTRARRRIAERAYGKGWRNYTLPSCAHAETQPDGRPYCTEFDCVINPAQSCDTECPAHTHAEPPQYNKAKVRDARSPWNHDPLGARYRQSGLDRFK